From one Accipiter gentilis chromosome 3, bAccGen1.1, whole genome shotgun sequence genomic stretch:
- the PCDH7 gene encoding protocadherin-7 isoform X4 produces the protein MRKMRTLLGFVHCCCCCCCFLLLLPPPLWVSLAAAKQLLRYRLAEEGPADIRIGNVASDLGIVTGSGEVTFSLESGSDYLKIDNMTGELSTTERRIDREKLPQCQMIFDENECFLDFEVSVIGPSQSWVDLFEGRVIILDINDNTPTFPSPVLTLTVEENRPVGTLYLLPTATDRDFGRNGIERYELLQEPGGDGGRRGGGGGGGGGGGGAGGAGSAAAAAASESALYPGGSKRRQEAEAAARSSVFELQVADTLDGEKQPQLIVKGALDREQRDSYELSLRVRDGGDPARSSQAILRVLITDVNDNSPRFEKSVYEADLAENSSPGTPILQLRAADLDVGVNGQIEYVFGAATESVRRLLRLDETSGWLSVLHRIDREEVNQLRFTVMARDRGQPPKTDKATVVLNIRDENDNVPTIDIRKIGRIPLRDGVASVAEDVLVDTPIALVQVSDRDQGENGVVTCTVVGDVPFQLKPASEGEGEPQNKRKYFLHTSAPLDYEAVRDYNVVIVAVDSGSPSLSSNNSLLVRVGDTNDNPPVFSQAVLEVSFPENNLPGERVATVVATDADSGKNAEITYSLEASPLSSEAPGGIFSIDPDSGDVSVQAVLDREQRDTYEFQVTARDKGVPSLQGSTTVVVRVADRNDNEPRFMQDVFTFYVKENLQPNSPVGMVTVMDFDKGRNAELSLSIQPGDHDQAAGIFSIENDTGTIFSTVSFDREQQTSYTFKVKAVDGGEPPRSATATVSLFVMDENDNAPTVTFPSNSSYTVLPPSSNMRTVVATVVATDADTGLNADLNYSIVGGNPFKLFEIDPASGVVSLVGKLAPKHYGLHRLVVQVNDSGQPPQSTTALLHVFVNESLSNATVVESQVARSLHTPLAQDIAGDPSYELSKQRLSIVIGVVAGIMTVILLILVVVMARYCRSKGKHGYEAGKKDHEDFFTPQQHDKAKKPKKDKKGKKGKQPLYSSIVTVEASKPNGQRYDSVNEKLSDSPGMGRYRSVNGGPGSPDLARHYKSSSPLPTVQLHPQSPTAGKKHQAVQDLPPANTFVGAGDNISIGSDHCSEYSCQASSKYSKQIQGLYQM, from the coding sequence atgaggaagatgCGGACTCTACTTGGCTTTGTgcattgctgttgctgctgctgctgcttcttgctcctcCTGCCTCCGCCGCTCTGGGTCAGCCTGGCAGCGGCGAAGCAGCTCCTGAGGTACCGGCTGGCCGAGGAGGGACCCGCCGACATCCGCATCGGCAACGTGGCTTCCGACCTGGGAATCGTGACGGGCTCCGGAGAGGTGACATTCAGCCTGGAATCGGGCTCCGACTATCTCAAGATCGATAACATGACCGGGGAGCTGAGCACCACGGAGCGGCGCATCGACCGCGAGAAGCTGCCGCAGTGCCAGATGATCTTCGACGAGAACGAGTGCTTCCTGGACTTCGAGGTGTCGGTCATCGGCCCCTCGCAGAGCTGGGTGGACCTCTTCGAGGGTCGGGTCATCATCCTGGACATCAACGACAACACccccaccttcccttcccctgtcCTCACGCTCACCGTGGAGGAGAACCGGCCCGTGGGGACGCTCTACCTGCTCCCCACCGCCACCGACAGGGACTTCGGCCGCAACGGCATCGAGCGCTACGAGCTGCTGCAAGAGCCCGGCGGGgacggcggccgccgcggcggcggcggcggcggcggcggcggcggcggcggcgcggggggggcgggctcggccgcggccgcggccgcctcCGAGAGCGCCCTCTACCCCGGCGGCAGCAAGCGGCGgcaggaggcggaggcggcggcccgCAGCAGCGTCTTCGAGCTGCAGGTGGCCGACACCCTGGACGGGGAGAAGCAGCCGCAGCTGATCGTCAAGGGCGCGCTGGACCGGGAGCAGCGGGACTCCTACGAGCTCAGCCTCCGCGTGCGGGACGGCGGCGACCCGGCGCGCTCCTCGCAGGCTATCCTGAGGGTGCTGATCACCGACGTGAACGACAACAGCCCCCGCTTCGAGAAGAGCGTCTACGAGGCGGACCTGGCGGAGAACAGCAGCCCCGGGACCCCCATCCTGCAGCTGCGAGCCGCCGACCTGGACGTGGGGGTGAACGGGCAGATCGAGTACGTCTTCGGGGCGGCCACCGAGTCGGTCAGGCGCCTGCTGCGGCTGGACGAGACCTCCGGCTGGCTCAGCGTCTTGCACCGCATCGACCGGGAGGAGGTGAACCAGCTTCGTTTCACCGTCATGGCCCGAGATCGGGGCCAGCCCCCCAAGACGGACAAGGCCACGGTCGTGCTGAACATCCGCGACGAGAACGACAACGTGCCCACCATCGATATCCGGAAGATCGGGCGCATTCCGCTCCGGGACGGGGTGGCTAGCGTGGCCGAGGACGTGCTAGTGGATACCCCCATCGCTCTAGTGCAGGTCTCGGACCGGGACCAAGGTGAAAACGGCGTGGTGACCTGCACCGTGGTGGGCGACGTGCCCTTCCAGCTCAAGCCGGCCAGCGAGGGCGAAGGGGAGCCGCAGAACAAGCGCAAGTATTTCCTCCACACCTCGGCCCCTCTGGACTACGAGGCTGTCCGCGACTACAACGTGGTGATCGTGGCTGTGGACTCGGGCAGCCCCAGCTTGTCCAGCAACAACTCCTTGCTGGTGCGGGTCGGCGACACTAACGACAACCCTCCCGTGTTCAGTCAGGCCGTGCTGGAAGTCTCCTTCCCGGAGAACAACTTGCCTGGCGAGAGGGTGGCCACGGTGGTCGCCACGGATGCGGACAGTGGCAAGAACGCCGAGATCACCTACTCCCTGGAGGCCTCGCCCCTCTCCTCAGAGGCGCCGGGCGGCATCTTCAGCATCGACCCTGACTCCGGGGACGTGTCGGTGCAGGCGGTGCTGGACCGCGAGCAACGCGACACCTACGAGTTCCAGGTGACGGCCCGGGACAAGGGGGTCCCGTCGCTGCAGGGCTCCACCACGGTGGTGGTGCGTGTAGCGGATCGCAACGACAACGAGCCACGCTTCATGCAGGACGTGTTCACTTTCTATGTGAAGGAGAACCTGCAGCCCAACAGCCCCGTGGGCATGGTGACTGTGATGGACTTCGACAAGGGCCGCAACGCCGAGCTCAGCCTCTCCATCCAGCCTGGTGACCACGATCAGGCAGCCGGCATCTTCTCCATCGAGAATGACACCGGAACTATTTTCTCCACTGTCTCTTTCGACCGGGAGCAGCAGACGAGCTACACTTTTAAGGTGAAGGCGGTGGATGGAGGCGAGCCGCCACGCTCTGCCACCGCCACCGTGTCCCTCTTCGTGATGGATGAGAACGACAACGCGCCCACAGTCACCTTCCCCAGCAACAGTTCCTACACTGTGCTGCCACCCTCCAGCAACATGCGCACTGTGGTGGCCACAGTGGTGGCCACCGATGCTGACACCGGTCTCAATGCCGACCTCAACTACAGCATCGTCGGGGGCAACCCCTTCAAACTCTTCGAGATCGACCCAGCCAGTGGTGTGGTGTCGCTGGTGGGCAAGCTGGCGCCCAAGCACTATGGCCTGCACCGCCTCGTGGTGCAGGTGAATGACAGCGGGCAGCCGCCCCAGTCCACCACTGCCCTGCTCCACGTCTTCGTCAACGAAAGCCTGTCCAACGCCACCGTGGTGGAGAGCCAGGTGGCCCGCAGCCTCCACACACCCCTAGCCCAGGACATCGCTGGTGACCCCAGCTATGAGCTGAGCAAGCAGCGGCTTAGCATAGTCATCGGCGTGGTGGCTGGCATCATGACCGTCATCCTCCTCATCCTGGTGGTCGTCATGGCCCGCTACTGCCGCTCCAAGGGCAAACACGGCTATGAGGCCGGCAAGAAGGACCACGAGGACTTCTTCACCCCGCAGCAGCACGACAAGGCCAAGAAGCCCAAGAAGGACAAGAAAGGCAAGAAGGGCAAGCAGCCCCTCTACAGCAGCATCGTCACCGTCGAGGCTTCCAAGCCCAACGGGCAGCGCTACGACAGTGTCAACGAGAAGCTCTCGGACAGCCCTGGCATGGGGCGGTACCGCTCGGTCAATGGCGGCCCGGGCAGCCCCGACCTGGCCAGGCACTACAAGTCCAGCTCGCCGCTGCCCACCGTCCAGCTGCACCCGCAGTCCCCCACCGCCGGCAAAAAGCACCAGGCCGTGCAGGACCTGCCCCCGGCCAACACCTTCGTGGGCGCCGGCGACAACATCTCCATCGGGTCGGACCACTGCTCCGAGTACAGCTGCCAGGCCAGCAGCAAGTACAGCAAACAG